One window from the genome of Methyloradius palustris encodes:
- a CDS encoding DUF4124 domain-containing protein has product MFTLVIFVIGALVTMTAQADIYKWKDTNGVVRYSDTPPNGNIPTESIKSRKIIAAEPTASTKDTPDSKEAAAMKRQESAEAEKKSNEELKAKEEEKKNKKQNCLLAKDSLKNYQDGALVYKVNDKGEREYLDQSGMAKGMAEAEKNVKLYCK; this is encoded by the coding sequence ATGTTTACATTGGTGATATTTGTGATTGGCGCGCTAGTGACTATGACTGCCCAAGCCGACATATACAAATGGAAAGACACGAATGGCGTCGTTCGTTACTCAGATACTCCACCCAATGGAAACATACCAACTGAATCAATAAAATCCAGGAAAATTATTGCTGCTGAACCTACAGCATCAACTAAAGATACCCCAGATAGCAAAGAGGCGGCTGCAATGAAGCGCCAAGAGTCTGCGGAAGCGGAGAAGAAGAGTAATGAGGAATTAAAAGCTAAAGAAGAGGAAAAAAAGAATAAGAAGCAGAACTGCTTATTAGCAAAAGATAGCCTCAAAAATTATCAGGATGGCGCACTTGTCTACAAAGTTAATGACAAAGGCGAACGTGAATACCTCGATCAATCTGGCATGGCTAAAGGGATGGCTGAAGCAGAGAAAAACGTAAAGCTTTATTGCAAGTAG
- a CDS encoding RnfH family protein: MLGKLTSGNSGEIIVEVAYANPDMQLIVQLQLPKIATVKDAIETSGILLKFPEIDLNINKVGIFGKLCKLEKLLRHHDRVEIYRLLIADPKQLRRQNAAKKQ; this comes from the coding sequence ATGCTAGGTAAATTGACTTCTGGCAATAGTGGGGAAATTATTGTGGAAGTAGCTTACGCAAACCCTGATATGCAATTAATCGTTCAATTGCAATTGCCGAAAATAGCGACAGTTAAGGATGCAATTGAAACTTCAGGTATCTTATTAAAATTCCCAGAGATTGATTTAAACATCAATAAGGTTGGAATATTTGGGAAGCTTTGCAAACTAGAAAAACTGTTGCGGCATCATGACAGGGTTGAAATATATCGGCTGTTAATTGCTGACCCCAAACAACTACGCAGACAAAACGCAGCAAAAAAGCAATAA
- a CDS encoding type II toxin-antitoxin system RatA family toxin, whose protein sequence is MAHVEKTVLVNFSAAQMYALVDTVEKYPEFLPWCGGIDLIERDETTTTATLHIDYHGIKQKFTTQNFKTYPSSMEITLKDGPFSHLEGNWRFIALSETACKIEFKLTYEFSNLFLEKLISPVFSHIANTFVDAFVVRAEKVY, encoded by the coding sequence ATGGCGCATGTTGAAAAAACAGTATTGGTCAACTTTTCTGCCGCACAGATGTATGCGTTGGTAGATACAGTAGAAAAATACCCAGAGTTTTTACCTTGGTGCGGCGGTATTGACTTGATTGAACGGGATGAAACCACCACGACCGCTACGTTGCATATTGACTATCACGGCATCAAACAAAAATTTACCACTCAAAACTTTAAAACCTACCCAAGCAGTATGGAAATTACTCTGAAAGATGGTCCGTTTAGCCATCTCGAAGGCAATTGGCGTTTTATTGCACTGTCTGAAACCGCCTGTAAGATTGAATTTAAGCTGACTTATGAGTTTTCAAACCTGTTCCTTGAAAAACTCATCTCTCCCGTTTTTAGCCACATTGCCAATACATTTGTAGATGCTTTTGTGGTGCGTGCCGAAAAGGTTTATTGA
- the smpB gene encoding SsrA-binding protein SmpB yields the protein MSIAQNKKAFYDYFIEEKYEAGIVLEGWEVKAIRDNRINLKEAYVIIQRGEIYLIGCHVTPLGSASTHVRPDTIRTRKLLLHSEEISKLIGKVQIAGYTLVPLDLHFTRGRIKAQIGLAKGKKQYDKRATEKDRDWQREKGRIVREANR from the coding sequence ATGAGCATTGCACAAAACAAAAAAGCCTTTTACGACTACTTTATTGAAGAAAAGTATGAGGCAGGCATCGTGCTCGAAGGCTGGGAAGTCAAGGCTATTCGGGATAATCGAATCAATCTTAAAGAAGCTTACGTGATTATTCAGCGTGGCGAGATTTATCTGATAGGTTGCCATGTCACCCCGCTCGGTTCAGCCTCGACACACGTGCGGCCAGATACTATTCGCACCCGTAAATTGTTGCTACATTCCGAAGAAATTTCTAAGCTAATAGGTAAGGTTCAGATTGCAGGCTACACCCTAGTGCCGCTTGATTTGCACTTCACCCGGGGCAGAATTAAGGCACAGATTGGCCTAGCCAAAGGTAAGAAACAATACGATAAACGTGCAACGGAGAAAGACCGTGACTGGCAACGTGAAAAAGGCCGAATAGTTCGTGAAGCCAATCGATAA
- a CDS encoding (2Fe-2S)-binding protein, whose amino-acid sequence MSSKNVNPADEVLCHCSGTTRGAIQSLFEQGKDVDGISRWTGALSGCGGCEWDIAEFLAELIEQQKKNS is encoded by the coding sequence ATGAGCAGCAAAAACGTCAATCCAGCAGATGAAGTTCTCTGCCACTGCAGCGGAACCACCCGAGGAGCTATTCAAAGCCTTTTCGAGCAAGGCAAGGATGTCGATGGCATTTCACGATGGACAGGCGCTCTGTCTGGCTGTGGCGGTTGCGAGTGGGATATTGCAGAGTTTCTCGCTGAACTTATCGAACAGCAGAAAAAGAACTCATAA
- a CDS encoding transglycosylase SLT domain-containing protein — protein MLQKRQKPPLRLLALFVIALSIVGLAGCATQDDRLGTLREINDLSVENSNDKPSSNAQDNDAKSSAKSSGKSDPNHPSENPPPLNSGKSSKLSSRLQAGFGIANLNSNAVADYTRFYGSHTDFILQALQKSAPYLPYIIDELEYRGMPTDLALLPIIESGFDPRATSSAAAAGIWQFIPSTGKRFGLQQTWLRDERRDPLTATSAALDYLQALYNQFGDWQLALASYNCGEGCVAKAQTKARQAGRGSDFISISPWLPVETQNYVPRFIAVRNIIAGTDLNRLLQANNKAAITQINFSGPVDLGTISAVSGMPLNDLKLLNAGILRQVVTANSNPIWISQEGLSRLKTELGKTDKPMLSLISLKAAKALPNETLTHFAIRQNVSVEEVRSINGIHASLSVIASGTLFIPIKGGELAFSGDESSLTPLRMVGEEKLLKQNQYVSNSDKMLLAAHPSIIENSGWIPGRLKLVGSQNKSRGISGRYSSFHIDIANKK, from the coding sequence ATGCTGCAAAAAAGGCAGAAGCCGCCTCTACGTTTACTCGCATTATTTGTTATTGCACTCTCTATTGTTGGATTAGCAGGTTGTGCAACGCAAGACGATAGACTTGGTACATTACGTGAGATCAATGATCTCAGTGTTGAAAATAGTAATGATAAACCTAGTAGCAATGCACAGGATAATGACGCGAAATCTAGTGCCAAGTCATCAGGTAAGTCAGACCCTAATCACCCATCAGAAAATCCACCGCCGCTAAATTCTGGAAAATCTAGCAAGCTATCATCACGTTTACAAGCTGGCTTTGGCATAGCGAACCTCAATTCAAACGCTGTGGCTGATTACACCCGTTTTTATGGCAGTCATACAGATTTTATTTTGCAGGCACTGCAAAAATCAGCTCCCTACCTGCCTTACATCATTGATGAGCTTGAATATCGCGGCATGCCAACAGATTTGGCATTGTTACCCATTATAGAAAGCGGATTTGACCCACGCGCCACCTCAAGCGCCGCAGCCGCGGGCATCTGGCAATTCATCCCCTCTACCGGCAAACGCTTTGGCTTACAACAAACCTGGCTGCGTGACGAGCGCCGAGACCCACTCACCGCCACCAGTGCTGCGCTTGACTATCTACAAGCGCTTTATAACCAATTTGGTGACTGGCAACTTGCTTTGGCGAGTTACAACTGTGGCGAAGGCTGCGTAGCAAAAGCACAGACAAAGGCGCGCCAAGCTGGGCGTGGTAGCGACTTCATTAGCATCTCACCCTGGCTACCCGTTGAAACCCAAAACTACGTTCCGCGTTTTATCGCTGTTAGAAACATCATTGCGGGCACAGACCTTAACAGGCTGCTGCAAGCCAACAACAAGGCCGCCATTACCCAAATCAACTTCAGTGGGCCGGTTGATTTAGGCACAATATCCGCGGTCAGCGGCATGCCACTAAATGACTTAAAGTTACTCAATGCAGGCATTTTAAGACAGGTAGTCACAGCAAACAGCAACCCTATATGGATTTCACAAGAGGGTTTATCAAGGTTAAAAACTGAGTTAGGTAAAACAGATAAACCCATGCTGAGCCTGATTAGCCTGAAAGCAGCCAAAGCATTACCTAATGAAACATTAACGCATTTTGCTATCAGGCAAAATGTGTCTGTGGAAGAAGTGAGGAGTATCAACGGCATTCACGCATCACTCAGCGTAATAGCCTCGGGCACCTTATTCATTCCAATAAAAGGGGGAGAGCTAGCATTCTCTGGGGATGAATCATCATTAACTCCACTCAGAATGGTGGGTGAAGAAAAGCTGTTGAAACAAAACCAATATGTAAGCAATAGCGACAAAATGCTGCTCGCAGCCCACCCTAGCATCATAGAAAACAGCGGATGGATTCCTGGGCGTTTGAAATTGGTAGGGAGCCAGAATAAATCCCGAGGAATCAGTGGTCGATATTCCTCATTTCATATCGACATTGCCAATAAAAAATAA
- a CDS encoding Crp/Fnr family transcriptional regulator: MTLLPFLRDLPAFEKFTETELTAFIAHSRLFEFPEDYLFSDQKEPGESTYLLISGRVRVFQHDNVVNETMSVNEICAGEVFNVLSLVEDLTVPTTVVALEPSIALEFPRENLAALREQAPRIAHQFQYMIAIQLANAVFARNAALRARL; this comes from the coding sequence ATGACACTATTACCTTTTTTGCGTGATCTTCCCGCATTTGAAAAATTCACCGAGACTGAACTCACTGCTTTTATTGCTCACTCCAGATTATTCGAGTTTCCTGAAGACTATTTGTTCTCAGATCAAAAAGAACCAGGTGAATCAACCTACTTATTGATTTCAGGGCGTGTGCGTGTTTTTCAGCATGACAATGTAGTCAACGAAACCATGAGCGTGAATGAAATCTGCGCTGGCGAAGTCTTTAACGTGCTTTCACTGGTTGAAGATTTAACTGTTCCCACCACTGTCGTTGCCCTTGAGCCATCTATTGCCCTTGAGTTTCCGCGTGAAAACCTTGCGGCACTGAGAGAGCAAGCGCCACGCATCGCCCATCAATTTCAATACATGATCGCCATCCAACTCGCTAATGCCGTATTTGCTAGAAATGCTGCCTTGCGCGCACGTTTGTAA
- a CDS encoding Crp/Fnr family transcriptional regulator yields the protein MATVDESGINEFKQVFPQLVSDLSPAALKKLLDSCALTEFRPGRNIMRDRMPSDAIYFVLEGEARVFIENDNQSIKLGNIKPGQILGEISILSRKLVSSASVEAATPMRTLKLRHQPLEDLLVAEDTGPALLNVLTEVLAARLRTPH from the coding sequence ATGGCAACAGTAGATGAAAGTGGGATCAATGAATTTAAACAGGTTTTTCCACAGCTAGTCTCAGACTTATCACCAGCAGCGTTAAAAAAACTGCTGGACAGCTGCGCTCTGACTGAATTCCGCCCTGGTCGCAACATCATGCGAGACCGTATGCCATCTGATGCGATTTACTTTGTATTAGAAGGTGAAGCTAGAGTGTTTATCGAAAATGACAATCAATCGATCAAACTTGGCAACATTAAACCTGGCCAAATACTAGGCGAAATATCTATCTTATCCCGCAAATTGGTTTCAAGTGCCAGCGTAGAAGCCGCGACCCCAATGAGAACCTTAAAGCTAAGACATCAGCCATTAGAGGATTTACTCGTTGCTGAAGATACTGGACCTGCACTCCTTAATGTTTTAACAGAAGTGTTGGCTGCAAGATTACGCACACCGCATTGA
- a CDS encoding tetratricopeptide repeat protein, producing MKFFHRLFFAALFSLGFSVTSHAGVEEGLAAAKSGNYAEAQKIWLVDAKKGNADSQNNLGVLYEKGLGVPPDLTKARDWYLKAANGGNRSAPNNLGVLLERGAGGPQDLAGAAKWYEAGAKFGDRNAMNNYAVLLENGRGVPANLPAAIDYYRKAADLGSAQAQNNLGVLYEKGLGLPQDYGMAAQYYRQAGAQKHAAAQNNLGVLYGTGRGVPLNYVDAAYWFSLAAENGDKNGLNNRDAAVRRLQPAEQTELQNRLASRIASPAQ from the coding sequence ATGAAATTCTTCCACAGGCTATTTTTTGCCGCATTATTCTCTTTAGGGTTTTCAGTCACAAGTCATGCAGGCGTAGAAGAGGGCTTAGCTGCTGCTAAAAGCGGCAATTATGCTGAAGCGCAAAAAATATGGCTGGTAGATGCTAAAAAGGGCAATGCTGATTCACAAAATAACCTGGGTGTTCTATACGAAAAAGGCTTAGGTGTTCCACCTGATTTAACCAAGGCACGTGACTGGTATTTAAAAGCAGCAAATGGCGGTAACCGCAGTGCACCAAACAACTTAGGTGTCTTATTAGAGCGGGGTGCAGGTGGCCCGCAGGATTTAGCTGGTGCAGCAAAATGGTATGAGGCAGGTGCGAAATTTGGTGATCGCAATGCCATGAATAATTACGCTGTATTACTCGAGAATGGTCGTGGAGTCCCCGCCAACCTGCCTGCAGCAATTGATTATTATCGTAAGGCCGCTGATTTGGGCTCTGCACAGGCACAGAATAATCTTGGTGTTCTGTATGAAAAGGGCTTGGGTTTGCCGCAAGATTACGGCATGGCTGCCCAATATTATCGTCAGGCTGGCGCACAAAAACATGCCGCTGCACAAAACAATCTGGGCGTACTGTATGGCACAGGCCGTGGTGTTCCCCTGAATTATGTAGATGCCGCCTACTGGTTTAGCCTAGCCGCCGAAAATGGTGACAAAAACGGTTTGAATAATCGTGATGCCGCAGTTCGTAGGTTGCAGCCTGCAGAGCAAACCGAACTGCAAAATAGACTTGCTTCACGCATAGCTTCACCAGCACAGTAA
- a CDS encoding ShlB/FhaC/HecB family hemolysin secretion/activation protein yields MNWFNAVRHSVPLLKFSFLPVVFVAIFACYMGQAQAATALPPTPGAVQDSVQDRRSPEVSSPAQIVFTSEDSAENSEETTDTTKRFLVSGFTFTGNTVFKEFELRTVTEQYLDLQLTLEEIDRIAAKITAIYRREGYTVARAFVPAQRVEDGLVTIQIIEGQISNTSFKGQWRYRKNFLQPYFDDFIRNKDGQLVTDAGMERQLLLLNDLPGLKARATLVPGEKFGTTDVNVELKEKLFDAFLGFSNPGSKETGENRIDAGASVNNPFTLGDQLTLRALQSTDDLFKYQRVGYSFPIGSDGIRLALSTLITDYKLGGNFAALDISGKVRNSDITISYPYLRTRSQNIIGALQFRRTSTQQNVLGVPFSSSSLPLAVASVYSNWVHEDSSATSLNMAYSTNMWRNGSVAEQNHVASKVDAEVTHLTGATRYWDFYFRGQGVYSASALPDTEKFSLGGSESIRGYPTAQVRGDGGYLVTMELRRQWRLASVPGYISVFADTGGVKNKGFTGTDRLSSIGAGLVFYLGNYGRFKAEYAIPTADDKAVDGKNGRLWFNLNLSY; encoded by the coding sequence ATGAACTGGTTTAATGCCGTCAGGCATTCAGTACCGTTGCTGAAATTCAGTTTTCTGCCAGTTGTTTTTGTGGCGATTTTTGCTTGCTATATGGGGCAAGCACAAGCTGCAACTGCACTACCACCGACTCCCGGTGCCGTGCAGGATTCAGTGCAAGATAGGCGCTCGCCAGAAGTATCATCCCCCGCGCAAATTGTATTTACTTCAGAAGATTCCGCAGAAAACAGCGAAGAAACCACGGACACCACTAAACGCTTTCTGGTGAGTGGTTTTACGTTCACTGGTAACACCGTATTCAAAGAGTTCGAGTTGCGCACCGTGACCGAGCAATACCTCGATTTGCAATTAACACTGGAAGAAATCGATAGAATCGCTGCCAAAATTACCGCGATTTATCGTCGCGAAGGCTATACGGTTGCACGTGCTTTTGTACCTGCACAACGGGTTGAAGATGGTTTGGTGACCATACAAATCATTGAAGGCCAAATTTCCAATACCAGTTTCAAAGGCCAATGGCGCTATCGTAAGAATTTTTTACAGCCTTACTTTGATGATTTCATCCGCAATAAAGATGGCCAGCTAGTAACTGATGCTGGCATGGAACGTCAACTACTTTTACTGAATGATCTGCCAGGATTGAAAGCCCGTGCCACCTTGGTGCCGGGCGAGAAGTTTGGTACCACAGATGTGAATGTAGAATTAAAAGAGAAGTTGTTTGATGCTTTTCTTGGGTTTTCCAACCCAGGCTCTAAAGAGACTGGCGAGAACCGTATAGATGCTGGAGCTTCGGTCAATAATCCTTTTACATTAGGTGACCAGCTTACATTACGCGCGCTGCAATCTACCGATGATTTATTCAAGTACCAGCGTGTAGGTTACTCATTTCCAATTGGCTCTGATGGCATCAGGCTTGCACTCTCGACCCTCATTACCGATTACAAGCTGGGTGGTAATTTTGCAGCGCTGGATATATCAGGCAAGGTACGTAATTCTGACATTACTATTTCATACCCCTATCTGCGCACACGCTCGCAAAATATCATCGGAGCTCTGCAGTTCCGGCGTACAAGCACGCAGCAGAATGTGCTGGGTGTGCCATTTTCAAGTTCTTCGCTGCCATTAGCGGTGGCTTCTGTTTACTCTAACTGGGTGCATGAGGATTCATCAGCTACGTCGCTGAATATGGCTTATTCAACCAATATGTGGCGTAACGGCAGCGTTGCCGAGCAGAATCATGTGGCCTCTAAAGTAGATGCCGAAGTGACTCACTTGACTGGTGCTACGCGCTATTGGGATTTCTATTTCCGTGGCCAGGGTGTGTATTCAGCTTCAGCTTTGCCTGATACCGAGAAATTTTCACTAGGTGGCAGCGAGAGTATTCGCGGCTACCCAACAGCACAGGTGCGTGGCGACGGCGGGTATCTGGTGACGATGGAATTGCGCAGGCAATGGCGGCTAGCAAGTGTTCCCGGCTACATATCCGTATTCGCTGATACTGGTGGTGTTAAAAATAAAGGCTTTACAGGGACAGACCGCTTGTCTTCTATAGGCGCAGGCCTTGTGTTTTATTTGGGGAATTACGGGCGCTTCAAAGCTGAATATGCGATACCAACAGCAGATGATAAAGCTGTGGATGGTAAAAATGGCAGGCTGTGGTTTAACCTGAATTTGTCATACTAA
- a CDS encoding Flp family type IVb pilin has translation MNILNLKKQSGQGMTEYIIIVALIAVAAIGVYSYFGGTIRAQTAGMAQEMAGSKAQTSQTAAKTAGQAAEDTGVKKKTLGTYGNEQ, from the coding sequence ATGAATATTTTGAATTTGAAAAAACAATCTGGTCAAGGTATGACCGAGTACATCATTATCGTGGCACTGATTGCTGTAGCGGCGATCGGTGTATACAGCTACTTTGGCGGTACCATTCGTGCGCAAACGGCAGGTATGGCGCAAGAAATGGCTGGATCTAAAGCACAGACCTCACAAACTGCGGCTAAGACTGCTGGTCAAGCTGCTGAAGATACTGGCGTAAAGAAGAAAACCTTGGGTACATACGGTAACGAGCAATAA
- a CDS encoding pilus assembly protein TadG-related protein — MNQRFSTAELAMAYPRKQRGQSIVFITVTSVIVLLVTLVTFNSGQLSYHRIKLQNTADAAAYSAAVAEARDLNFAAYMNRGMIANQVAVAQIVSLTGWSRNFYDTYNGEYVSIQETISSFSSLKAMWSTPFNVAKGFSNGIKSVLDPVAGPAVKAIDFLIDGLYYASKAYHLAVVASIPLQVIPNVVEANEPEAKVSDFGNLALAAYAANYYTFTKSFSPSGNTDGDDRMAKVTQASTDVFYKDRSLPPIWPLPILIDPTRLFTYGVGPLLMMQFHSGGSVLKNNANVADQNMKGWDSLDSTGLFVIMCLTIPVFGIPVPIPFPLPPLPAGAGAAAAGNSAWISSQGLGLSNNFGHRNPANTDVDPLAEIPFGGVHVNPMTAIPAWIKVAEGPGTNLDSRAGIRDYYDLAANIKTNASQQANATNKTNLNDVAPSWVVEVERPNSSLITSSTGDYTIGGGSDGKLNLPMGNPSNNLRALSKAQAYFSRPSSKFVRAQGSPEWGIFKRDDGKTEWGSLYSPYWQARLVPNNILEQGLSILGTGIL; from the coding sequence ATGAATCAGCGTTTTTCTACCGCTGAACTGGCAATGGCATATCCGCGCAAACAGCGTGGTCAGTCTATTGTGTTCATTACTGTCACCTCAGTGATTGTTCTGCTTGTAACGCTAGTTACATTCAATAGCGGACAGCTTTCATACCATCGTATCAAATTACAGAATACTGCCGATGCCGCCGCTTACAGCGCTGCAGTCGCCGAAGCTAGAGACCTCAATTTTGCCGCCTATATGAATCGCGGCATGATTGCTAATCAAGTGGCCGTTGCCCAGATTGTCAGCTTAACGGGCTGGTCTCGCAATTTTTATGACACCTACAATGGTGAATATGTATCCATTCAGGAAACTATTTCCAGTTTCTCATCATTAAAAGCCATGTGGTCAACCCCCTTTAATGTAGCCAAGGGTTTTAGTAATGGGATTAAATCTGTGCTTGATCCCGTTGCAGGCCCAGCCGTTAAAGCCATTGATTTTCTAATCGACGGGCTGTATTACGCTTCTAAAGCTTATCACTTAGCAGTTGTGGCTAGCATTCCATTGCAGGTCATCCCAAATGTGGTTGAGGCCAATGAGCCTGAAGCGAAAGTATCGGATTTTGGCAACCTGGCCTTGGCTGCTTATGCTGCTAACTACTACACGTTTACCAAGAGTTTTTCACCGTCTGGCAACACCGATGGCGATGACCGTATGGCTAAAGTGACGCAAGCCTCTACTGATGTCTTTTATAAAGACAGGTCATTACCACCGATTTGGCCACTTCCTATTTTGATTGATCCGACCAGGTTGTTTACCTACGGCGTAGGGCCATTACTGATGATGCAGTTTCACTCTGGCGGTAGTGTGCTAAAGAACAATGCCAACGTCGCAGACCAGAATATGAAAGGCTGGGATAGCCTGGATTCAACTGGTTTATTTGTCATCATGTGCCTGACTATTCCTGTGTTTGGTATTCCCGTGCCTATTCCATTTCCATTACCACCTTTACCAGCTGGCGCTGGCGCTGCTGCGGCTGGTAATTCTGCATGGATATCATCACAAGGGCTTGGCTTAAGTAATAACTTTGGGCATCGCAACCCTGCAAATACAGACGTTGATCCATTGGCTGAGATTCCTTTCGGTGGAGTCCATGTAAATCCGATGACGGCGATTCCAGCCTGGATCAAAGTAGCAGAAGGGCCAGGTACCAATCTCGATTCAAGGGCGGGTATCCGTGATTACTACGACTTGGCTGCCAATATTAAAACTAATGCGAGCCAACAAGCAAACGCGACTAACAAGACCAATTTGAACGATGTTGCGCCTTCCTGGGTGGTAGAAGTTGAAAGACCAAATAGCAGTTTGATTACCTCCAGCACAGGCGATTACACCATTGGTGGTGGTTCGGATGGAAAACTGAATTTACCCATGGGTAACCCAAGTAATAATTTACGGGCACTTTCCAAAGCCCAAGCCTATTTCTCACGTCCCAGCTCAAAATTTGTGCGTGCCCAAGGCAGCCCTGAATGGGGAATATTCAAACGTGACGATGGCAAGACCGAGTGGGGAAGCCTCTATAGCCCATACTGGCAGGCACGGTTAGTCCCTAACAATATTCTGGAACAGGGTCTTTCAATTCTCGGAACAGGTATTTTGTAG
- the cpaB gene encoding Flp pilus assembly protein CpaB: MALRLGKLRINRLWILVISALVLGLFATWLSITYLKNREKDIETQLSTKAKGGPKASVVVPTDDLPAGTVLNEGLVAARDIAVDLVYKDTITTDDFDAISGKPLLRAVQKGRPLMREDIIDDRPKDFSQNVPKGLRAITVDIDELNSISQMLKPGDFIDLHLIAPEPGSSSTQQVFLFLQHVKVLATGNTTNADHLNPSLMTEEERQQSLHYSTITVEVTPEEAAYVALAQQSGRIRATLRQPDDNVVVDYPPVTSTRLIGFGKKVTQGVASSSSVPAKVEYIVGGKGGNGAAAPMNINIPGLNIPGVTAPNASSSGIPGTVPPTVNAAINQANPAAYPR; encoded by the coding sequence ATGGCGCTAAGACTAGGAAAATTAAGAATTAACCGTCTGTGGATACTGGTGATTTCAGCGCTGGTTCTAGGGCTTTTTGCAACGTGGCTATCAATCACCTACCTCAAGAATCGAGAGAAGGATATCGAGACACAGCTATCGACCAAGGCAAAGGGCGGCCCTAAAGCCTCGGTTGTTGTACCAACTGATGACTTGCCAGCCGGCACAGTGCTTAATGAGGGTTTGGTAGCTGCACGTGATATTGCTGTTGATCTGGTCTATAAAGATACGATTACCACTGATGACTTTGATGCGATCAGTGGCAAGCCATTGTTGCGTGCCGTGCAAAAGGGGCGTCCACTAATGCGTGAAGATATCATCGATGATAGACCCAAAGATTTCTCTCAAAATGTACCTAAGGGCTTACGGGCAATTACTGTAGATATTGATGAGCTCAATTCTATTTCGCAGATGTTAAAGCCAGGTGATTTCATCGATTTACATTTGATCGCTCCAGAGCCAGGTTCATCATCTACGCAGCAAGTATTTTTATTCCTGCAGCATGTGAAAGTGCTGGCCACAGGCAATACAACAAATGCAGATCATTTGAACCCATCACTGATGACAGAAGAAGAACGTCAGCAATCACTACATTACTCAACGATTACTGTTGAAGTCACACCAGAAGAAGCAGCCTATGTAGCGCTCGCACAACAGTCTGGGCGTATCCGCGCAACCTTAAGGCAGCCAGATGACAATGTGGTGGTTGATTACCCTCCCGTGACCAGCACCAGGCTGATTGGCTTTGGTAAGAAGGTGACGCAAGGAGTGGCATCTTCATCTTCAGTACCAGCCAAGGTTGAATATATTGTGGGCGGTAAAGGTGGTAATGGCGCCGCTGCTCCAATGAATATCAATATCCCTGGATTAAATATTCCTGGGGTTACGGCACCGAATGCATCATCTTCGGGTATTCCTGGCACAGTTCCACCAACAGTGAATGCTGCAATCAATCAAGCTAACCCTGCGGCTTACCCGCGATAA